Proteins encoded together in one Benincasa hispida cultivar B227 chromosome 1, ASM972705v1, whole genome shotgun sequence window:
- the LOC120086361 gene encoding uncharacterized protein LOC120086361: protein MRCKKHHSDFSSTVGVCASCLRERLLTIIAAQAQTDKNQSELSSGGIRAADDPLPSPLVFLRSVSPYAGKSDEDLWSNLDPEGNRRPRHQRFYSTPQIGPNYRTNNSANTTFVSTGSFDRKQRSKKFSLWSKLFRSRSENFEKNHKNTSRESHGPDSSSSSPSWFSTIFNGRRIKQQSSLTPVEESIAVAERRHCQGIERGMSPVRVSDSDEECEGSNRSPISQKFQSSPMAAPGSAKRGRLGHNQNVSGFAFCLSPLVRASPNRNWNQKVVPPETSFSGNVRVPAKPHLCANRSRKIADFGRVNHNR, encoded by the coding sequence ATGAGGTGCAAGAAGCACCATTCCGACTTCAGCAGCACCGTCGGCGTCTGTGCTTCCTGTTTACGGGAGCGTCTTTTAACTATCATCGCCGCTCAGGCACAGACAGATAAGAACCAATCGGAACTCAGTTCCGGCGGTATTCGTGCGGCGGATGATCCTCTTCCTTCACCGCTTGTGTTCCTTCGTTCCGTCTCTCCTTATGCTGGAAAATCGGATGAAGATTTGTGGAGTAATCTCGATCCCGAAGGTAATCGCCGCCCTCGCCATCAGCGGTTCTACAGTACTCCACAAATTGGACCTAATTATAGAACAAACAACAGTGCGAACACTACGTTCGTCAGTACGGGTTCTTTCGATCGGAAGCAGAGGAGTAAGAAATTTTCGCTCTGGTCCAAGCTTTTTAGGTCTAGATCCGAGAATTTCGAGAAGAATCACAAAAATACTTCTCGAGAATCGCACGGTCCAGATTCGTCTTCTTCATCGCCGTCGTGGTTCTCAACGATCTTTAACGGCCGTCGGATTAAGCAGCAGTCAAGCCTTACGCCAGTCGAGGAATCGATCGCCGTTGCCGAACGGAGGCATTGCCAGGGGATTGAACGCGGAATGTCGCCAGTGAGAGTATCTGACTCCGATGAAGAATGTGAAGGTTCCAATCGTTCTCCGATTTCTCAAAAGTTTCAATCGTCTCCAATGGCGGCTCCTGGATCGGCGAAACGCGGGAGATTAGGCCACAATCAAAACGTTTCGGGATTCGCATTTTGTTTGAGTCCTCTTGTACGAGCAAGTCCGAACCGGAATTGGAACCAGAAGGTAGTTCCGCCGGAAACTTCTTTCTCCGGTAACGTCAGGGTTCCGGCGAAGCCTCATCTCTGTGCGAACCGGTCGAGGAAGATAGCGGACTTTGGAAGAGTCAATCACAACCGTTGA